From the genome of Monomorium pharaonis isolate MP-MQ-018 chromosome 2, ASM1337386v2, whole genome shotgun sequence, one region includes:
- the LOC118644405 gene encoding THAP domain-containing protein 1-like isoform X2, whose protein sequence is MIRGGHSCTMHNCPNISGRVPGLSFFRFPKDEERCKLWLKNCGRTIEVPTENLYKTYRVCGNHFDSTMFLNDLKNRLQSHAVPKLAINLNIENENMVLKYITLETQVHNSSLISDTQLYSPCNDQDVNIIIDQDDQDNRRNQEVQTEQSSIRQEKKIKTDRILSIHSPRKTKLKKKIHLLQRKLRKVKEQLKQRKQVIQRTVRSSLCQNIVMQQINYYHRLLRLL, encoded by the exons atgatTAGAGGTGGGCACAGTTGTACTATGCATAACTGTCCAAATATTTCGGGACGAGTACCTGGGTTAAGCTTTTTTCGTTTCCCGAAAGATGAAGaaag ATGTAAGTTATGGTTAAAAAATTGCGGACGTACAATTGAAGTTCCAACagagaatttatataaaacataccGAGTTTGTGGAAATCATTTTGATTCTACGATGTTCTTAAATGATTTGAAGAATCGCCTTCAATCACACGCAGTTCCAAAacttgcaataaatttaaacatagaAAACGAAAATATGGTACTCAAGTACATAACTCTTGAAACTCAAGTACATAACTCTTCATTAATTTCTGATACTCAGTTATATTCTCCATGTAATG ATCAGgatgtaaacattattatagaTCAAGACGATCAAGACAATCGAAGAAATCAAGAAGTACAAACTGAACAATCATCTATTAGAcaagagaagaaaataaaaacagatcgCATATTATCTATTCATTCACCGCGAAAaacgaaattgaaaaagaaaatccatttattacaaagaaaattacgaaaagttaaggaacaattaaaacaaagaaagcaAGTTATACAAAGAACAGTAAGAAGTTCTCTCTGCCAGAATATTGTGATGCAACAGATCAATTACTACCACCGTCTATTGCGACTTTTGTGA
- the LOC118644405 gene encoding THAP domain-containing protein 1-like isoform X1, with amino-acid sequence MIRGGHSCTMHNCPNISGRVPGLSFFRFPKDEERCKLWLKNCGRTIEVPTENLYKTYRVCGNHFDSTMFLNDLKNRLQSHAVPKLAINLNIENENMVLKYITLETQVHNSSLISDTQLYSPCNVTDQDVNIIIDQDDQDNRRNQEVQTEQSSIRQEKKIKTDRILSIHSPRKTKLKKKIHLLQRKLRKVKEQLKQRKQVIQRTVRSSLCQNIVMQQINYYHRLLRLL; translated from the exons atgatTAGAGGTGGGCACAGTTGTACTATGCATAACTGTCCAAATATTTCGGGACGAGTACCTGGGTTAAGCTTTTTTCGTTTCCCGAAAGATGAAGaaag ATGTAAGTTATGGTTAAAAAATTGCGGACGTACAATTGAAGTTCCAACagagaatttatataaaacataccGAGTTTGTGGAAATCATTTTGATTCTACGATGTTCTTAAATGATTTGAAGAATCGCCTTCAATCACACGCAGTTCCAAAacttgcaataaatttaaacatagaAAACGAAAATATGGTACTCAAGTACATAACTCTTGAAACTCAAGTACATAACTCTTCATTAATTTCTGATACTCAGTTATATTCTCCATGTAATG ttacaGATCAGgatgtaaacattattatagaTCAAGACGATCAAGACAATCGAAGAAATCAAGAAGTACAAACTGAACAATCATCTATTAGAcaagagaagaaaataaaaacagatcgCATATTATCTATTCATTCACCGCGAAAaacgaaattgaaaaagaaaatccatttattacaaagaaaattacgaaaagttaaggaacaattaaaacaaagaaagcaAGTTATACAAAGAACAGTAAGAAGTTCTCTCTGCCAGAATATTGTGATGCAACAGATCAATTACTACCACCGTCTATTGCGACTTTTGTGA
- the LOC114255646 gene encoding uncharacterized protein LOC114255646 isoform X1 — translation MQGYQKCYYDAQQNFYPSTDQNLIVRCKSFEGEKRIIFQNIDDLENEKSLKLRKNFNNKTHQKASLNFDEEELLILEVRARELLWNFQLNIQERNIKVTNKLWKEVSEAIGGKISAKGAKQKFKSLHDTYRKIIQAENLPSGSARKNLGRKWHHYESINFLKDSCLTKKTISNMCSIEAEQASNVNDENNTSSNKFSIIL, via the exons ATGCAAGGAtatcaaaaatgttattatgatGCACAACAGAATTTCTATCCTTCAACAG ATCAGAATCTTATTGTAAGATGTAAAAGTTTTGAAGGTGAAAaacgaattatttttcaaaacattgaTGACTTGGAAAATGAGAAAA gtttaaagttacgtaaaaatttcaataacaaaacTCACCAAAAAGcaagtttaaattttgatgaagaagaattgttaattttagaaGTAAGAGCTCGAGAACTTCTCTGGAACTtccaattaaatatacaagaaagaaatataaaagttacaaataaattgtgGAAAGAAGTATCCGAAGCAATTGGAG GTAAAATTAGTGCTAAAGGggcgaaacaaaaatttaaaagtctgCATGatacatatagaaaaataattcaagcTGAGAACTTACCAAGTGGATCTGCAAGGAAAAATTTAGGTAGAAAATGGCACCATTATGAATccataaactttttaaaagattcatgtttgacaaaaaa aacaaTTTCAAACATGTGTTCCATCGAGGCAGAACAGGCTTCCAATGTTAATGATGAAAATAATACTTCTTCCAATaagttttcaataattttgtag
- the LOC114255646 gene encoding uncharacterized protein LOC114255646 isoform X2: protein MQGYQKCYYDAQQNFYPSTDQNLIVRCKSFEGEKRIIFQNIDDLENEKSLKLRKNFNNKTHQKASLNFDEEELLILEVRARELLWNFQLNIQERNIKVTNKLWKEVSEAIGGKISAKGAKQKFKSLHDTYRKIIQAENLPSGSARKNLEQFQTCVPSRQNRLPMLMMKIILLPISFQ from the exons ATGCAAGGAtatcaaaaatgttattatgatGCACAACAGAATTTCTATCCTTCAACAG ATCAGAATCTTATTGTAAGATGTAAAAGTTTTGAAGGTGAAAaacgaattatttttcaaaacattgaTGACTTGGAAAATGAGAAAA gtttaaagttacgtaaaaatttcaataacaaaacTCACCAAAAAGcaagtttaaattttgatgaagaagaattgttaattttagaaGTAAGAGCTCGAGAACTTCTCTGGAACTtccaattaaatatacaagaaagaaatataaaagttacaaataaattgtgGAAAGAAGTATCCGAAGCAATTGGAG GTAAAATTAGTGCTAAAGGggcgaaacaaaaatttaaaagtctgCATGatacatatagaaaaataattcaagcTGAGAACTTACCAAGTGGATCTGCAAGGAAAAATTTAG aacaaTTTCAAACATGTGTTCCATCGAGGCAGAACAGGCTTCCAATGTTAATGATGAAAATAATACTTCTTCCAATaagttttcaataa